In Methanorbis furvi, the following are encoded in one genomic region:
- a CDS encoding integrase, producing the protein MDWLYVPEDVIMRGSMNASEKNALNAFLNYFDGVGTKNFNGYEKAQFTKTAAKVQTGKGSRKDQKTTNLEFDELITTRDKLSHPLQVVFMIAAYSGGRLEQINRLYDKVEEGNDLRIDDFGDFFRVDVRHVSAGGKRASYYYFPAEMKNAVLNYRNVNAPDTISKRVSDAGRDNYREEHGKQVHRPVNVSSLRKFNTLLLRKAGIDKDVTNALQGRAPDGVDEVHYLELADDMGREQYPRVIPLLREGLPVPDWMRSYAGNKPYIPATGKSFDEKKLMKMLKAGATNSEIRKEMGLHPDKITKFVKENGIVRSRGTKAK; encoded by the coding sequence ATGGACTGGTTGTATGTTCCTGAAGATGTGATCATGCGTGGAAGTATGAACGCCTCAGAGAAGAACGCACTCAATGCATTCCTGAACTATTTTGACGGAGTGGGAACCAAGAACTTCAACGGATACGAGAAGGCACAGTTCACAAAAACCGCCGCGAAAGTGCAGACCGGGAAAGGAAGCAGGAAGGATCAGAAGACCACAAACTTAGAGTTCGACGAACTGATCACTACCCGCGACAAACTGAGCCACCCGCTACAGGTCGTGTTTATGATCGCCGCATACAGTGGAGGTAGGTTAGAGCAGATCAACCGGCTCTATGACAAGGTAGAGGAAGGAAACGATCTTCGGATAGACGATTTCGGCGACTTCTTCCGGGTAGATGTCCGGCATGTATCCGCCGGAGGGAAGAGAGCTTCCTACTACTATTTCCCGGCGGAGATGAAGAACGCAGTTCTGAATTATCGGAATGTCAACGCCCCGGACACCATCAGCAAGAGGGTAAGTGATGCGGGAAGAGACAACTATCGGGAAGAACACGGGAAGCAGGTTCACCGCCCGGTGAATGTCTCGTCTCTTCGGAAGTTCAACACGCTCCTGTTGAGGAAGGCAGGTATTGACAAAGATGTTACCAACGCCCTGCAAGGCAGAGCACCGGACGGAGTTGATGAGGTACATTACCTCGAACTTGCTGATGATATGGGACGGGAACAGTACCCGCGTGTGATCCCATTGCTGCGGGAAGGTCTACCGGTTCCCGATTGGATGAGGAGTTATGCGGGTAACAAACCATACATACCGGCCACGGGAAAATCATTCGATGAGAAGAAGCTCATGAAGATGCTGAAAGCCGGAGCTACGAACTCCGAGATCAGAAAAGAAATGGGTTTGCACCCGGACAAAATCACGAAGTTCGTGAAAGAGAATGGAATCGTGAGATCAAGAGGGACAAAGGCAAAATAA